Proteins from one Triticum aestivum cultivar Chinese Spring chromosome 7A, IWGSC CS RefSeq v2.1, whole genome shotgun sequence genomic window:
- the LOC123149200 gene encoding uncharacterized protein has translation MASVQTFHRLHCACGRQCARRNGSSVARRDKFYLNCVNYNVQGARFCEVYLWEDDLDRYTNQRYQSAVDLANYHKTRHERYEEKLNKVYEELKEAYAEIRKLKRTNKALQMALVATAPVAAIVAITSAWVAK, from the exons ATGGCCAGCGTGCAGACCTTCCACAGGTTGCACTGTGCGTGTGGCAGGCAATGCGCAAGGCGCAATGGATCCTCGGTGGCTAGGCGCGACAAGTTCTATCTGAACTGTGTCAATTACAAT GTACAAGGTGCCAGGTTTTGCGAAGTGTACCTCTGGGAGGATGACCTCGACAGGTACACGAACCAGCGTTACCAATCTGCTGTTGATCTTGCCAACTACCACAAGACTCGTCACGAGAGGTACGAGGAGAAGCTGAACAAGGTTTATGAAGAGCTCAAGGAGGCATATGCTGAGATAAGGAAGCTCAAGAGGACGAACAAGGCACTCCAGATGGCTTTAGTGGCTACTGCACCAGTGGCTGCAATCGTAGCGATCACGTCTGCATGGGTGGCTAAGTGA